Proteins encoded together in one Microbacterium oxydans window:
- a CDS encoding AAA family ATPase has translation MSTQETTQIADIGHRVLESVRSAVVGMDEPLTIALAAILAGGHVLFEDVPGLGKTLAARSLASALGLDFRRLQCTPDMLPGDVTGSYVYAPADGDFVFRPGPIFTGLLLADEVNRTTPKTQSAMLEAMAEGQVTVEGNRFPLPRPFHVVATSNPIEYEGTYALPEAQLDRFMVRLAVGYPVSEDETQIILDRVARQSPDVSVAPVVDGEGLLEIQAAVERIHVDPDVARYCVELARATRVAPHVAVGASPRGSQALVLLGRALAALEGRDYVRPDDIKRIAEPVLAHRLTLTPQAWAQGVDPRSVVASVVASTPVPPTVAAR, from the coding sequence ATGAGCACGCAGGAGACCACACAGATCGCCGACATCGGGCACCGGGTGCTCGAGAGCGTCCGCAGCGCGGTCGTCGGGATGGATGAGCCTCTCACGATCGCCCTCGCGGCGATCCTCGCCGGCGGGCATGTGCTCTTCGAGGACGTGCCCGGGCTGGGCAAGACGCTCGCGGCGCGGAGTCTCGCCTCGGCCCTCGGGCTCGATTTCCGGCGGCTGCAGTGCACGCCCGACATGCTCCCCGGCGACGTCACCGGCTCGTACGTGTACGCACCGGCGGATGGCGACTTCGTGTTCCGCCCCGGACCGATCTTCACCGGGCTGCTGCTCGCCGACGAGGTGAACCGGACGACGCCCAAGACGCAGTCCGCGATGCTCGAGGCGATGGCCGAGGGGCAGGTGACCGTCGAGGGCAACAGATTCCCGCTGCCGCGCCCGTTCCACGTCGTGGCGACGTCCAACCCGATCGAGTACGAGGGGACGTACGCGCTCCCGGAGGCGCAGCTCGACCGGTTCATGGTGCGGCTCGCGGTCGGCTACCCCGTGTCGGAGGACGAGACGCAGATCATCCTCGACCGCGTGGCGCGGCAGAGCCCCGACGTCTCGGTCGCCCCCGTCGTCGATGGCGAGGGACTCCTCGAGATCCAGGCGGCCGTCGAACGGATCCACGTCGACCCCGATGTCGCGCGATACTGCGTCGAACTCGCACGGGCCACACGCGTCGCGCCGCACGTCGCCGTCGGAGCCTCCCCGCGAGGGTCGCAGGCGCTGGTGCTGCTGGGGCGCGCCCTCGCGGCGCTCGAGGGCAGGGACTACGTGCGTCCGGACGACATCAAGCGGATCGCGGAACCGGTGCTCGCACACCGTCTCACCCTCACCCCGCAGGCCTGGGCGCAGGGAGTGGATCCGCGCTCCGTGGTCGCCTCCGTGGTGGCGAGCACTCCGGTGCCGCCGACGGTGGCCGCGCGGTGA
- a CDS encoding DUF4129 domain-containing protein has product MSRSETSAPEGERAARTRPRRLLLPLIAITGLFATIMLAAAAQGLPQFGDWAFELPAVPIDELPTQTPGETAPPLEPPDDSPLLAIIGIILTAIVAAFVLTLVYFGLRMLIRYLLERWRDRPLARRDAAQIDAVAVAGAPVEVEPDEATIRRGIAAALQTIDERPVPGDSIVAAWVGLEESAADAGAGRGVNETPSEFTVRIIGRRAGIAAEVVALLALYERVRFGGHVADEDDRATASACLRGIEAGWR; this is encoded by the coding sequence ATGTCGCGCTCCGAGACCTCGGCCCCGGAGGGGGAGCGTGCGGCGAGAACGCGGCCCCGGCGGCTGCTGCTGCCGCTGATCGCGATCACGGGGCTGTTCGCGACGATCATGCTCGCCGCTGCCGCGCAGGGACTCCCGCAGTTCGGCGACTGGGCGTTCGAGCTCCCGGCCGTACCGATCGACGAGCTGCCGACGCAGACTCCCGGAGAGACCGCGCCGCCGCTCGAACCCCCCGACGATTCCCCGCTGCTCGCGATCATCGGCATCATCCTCACCGCCATCGTCGCGGCGTTCGTGCTCACGCTGGTGTACTTCGGTCTGCGGATGCTGATCAGGTACCTCCTGGAGCGCTGGCGCGATCGTCCGCTCGCCCGGCGGGACGCGGCGCAGATCGACGCCGTGGCCGTCGCGGGCGCGCCCGTCGAGGTCGAGCCGGACGAGGCGACGATCCGACGCGGCATCGCCGCGGCGCTGCAGACGATCGACGAGAGGCCCGTTCCGGGTGACAGCATCGTCGCGGCATGGGTGGGACTGGAGGAGTCCGCCGCGGATGCCGGGGCCGGGCGTGGCGTCAACGAGACCCCGAGCGAGTTCACCGTGCGGATCATCGGGCGGCGTGCCGGGATCGCCGCGGAGGTCGTCGCGCTGCTGGCCCTCTACGAGCGGGTCCGGTTCGGCGGTCATGTCGCCGATGAGGACGACCGGGCGACTGCCTCCGCCTGCCTCCGAGGTATCGAGGCGGGGTGGCGATGA
- a CDS encoding MarR family winged helix-turn-helix transcriptional regulator: protein MTATDDLLKLENQLCFALVTAARNVVALYRPILEPLGLTHPQYLVMLALWERAPRTLNDLAVDLALEPATASPLVKRLEAEGLVARQRSSEDERRLEITLTDAGAALRERAVDVPHQVMSAVGMGIDEIAALRDGLGPFAGRRPDLG, encoded by the coding sequence GTGACGGCAACCGATGACCTGCTCAAGCTGGAGAACCAGCTCTGCTTCGCCCTGGTGACCGCGGCACGCAACGTCGTCGCGCTCTATCGCCCGATCCTCGAGCCGCTCGGCCTCACCCACCCGCAGTACCTCGTGATGCTGGCCCTCTGGGAGCGCGCGCCCCGCACGCTGAACGACCTCGCCGTCGATCTCGCCCTGGAGCCGGCCACGGCATCACCCCTCGTGAAGAGACTGGAAGCCGAAGGGCTCGTGGCTCGACAGCGGAGCAGCGAGGACGAGCGGCGCCTGGAGATCACGCTGACCGACGCCGGGGCAGCACTCCGCGAGCGTGCCGTCGACGTCCCGCACCAGGTCATGTCGGCGGTCGGCATGGGCATCGACGAGATCGCCGCCCTCCGCGACGGTCTCGGTCCGTTCGCCGGAAGACGCCCCGACCTCGGCTGA
- a CDS encoding TfoX/Sxy family protein encodes MDAAGNELADRIRALLSADDEIEERRMFGTRAFLDDGRILLGARSGGVLLVRVDDESGAALLTRPGVARAVMGSRTMGSGWLDIVPAVIEDDAELMFWLDVARESTGAAVEAPGQDDR; translated from the coding sequence ATGGATGCCGCAGGGAACGAGCTCGCGGATCGGATCCGGGCGCTCCTGAGCGCCGACGACGAGATCGAAGAGCGACGCATGTTCGGCACGCGCGCGTTCCTCGACGACGGTCGCATCCTCCTCGGAGCCCGCTCCGGTGGCGTCCTCCTGGTGCGCGTGGACGACGAGAGCGGCGCGGCGCTGCTGACCCGCCCGGGGGTGGCGCGCGCCGTGATGGGGTCCCGCACGATGGGCTCGGGGTGGCTGGATATCGTGCCCGCGGTCATCGAAGACGACGCCGAACTCATGTTCTGGCTCGACGTCGCGCGGGAGTCGACCGGGGCGGCTGTTGAGGCCCCCGGGCAGGACGACCGCTAG